A stretch of Sulfurimonas autotrophica DSM 16294 DNA encodes these proteins:
- a CDS encoding ABC transporter permease has product MKKSIVSYLVKRFLRFDKDQPFIFISALLAFIGITLGVMVLLIAMALMNGFDKEFKDKLTVMNYPLTIIPKFYGAVNNNLLIDLEEKFPSLYFSPYIQSSVMARSGSKLEGGYLFGVNFEDEAKVNSVLAKAITGHTFKKFDVLIGKSLKEEFNLHENDKLMYIFTNVEPGGLSVTPKIKRFKVKSVFDSGLSAYDKAYAYTTLESMQAIEHMAANQYDGIHIFSKHPRADILKIKKELPISVTIKGWWEDNVNFFAALEMEKTSLFIVLMLIILIASINIISSLLMTVMNRRGEIALLLSLGATTSEIKKVFLYLGIVIGIAGILAGIVLGLSGIWVLSTFDIVHLPKDVYPTSRLPLDLTLQDFSFIVLGAFGIVIASSYYPAKKASEVDILTVLRNE; this is encoded by the coding sequence TTGAAAAAGTCAATAGTTTCTTATCTGGTAAAAAGGTTTTTGCGCTTTGACAAAGACCAGCCTTTTATCTTTATTTCAGCGCTCCTTGCCTTTATAGGTATTACGCTGGGTGTTATGGTGTTGCTTATTGCCATGGCGTTGATGAATGGGTTTGACAAAGAGTTCAAAGACAAACTTACCGTTATGAACTATCCTTTAACAATAATTCCTAAATTTTACGGTGCAGTAAATAACAATCTGCTTATAGATTTGGAAGAAAAATTTCCCTCTTTGTATTTTAGTCCTTATATACAATCTTCAGTAATGGCAAGAAGTGGTTCAAAACTCGAAGGCGGTTATCTTTTCGGTGTCAATTTTGAAGATGAAGCTAAGGTTAATTCGGTCCTTGCCAAGGCTATAACTGGGCATACATTTAAAAAATTTGATGTACTTATAGGAAAAAGTCTAAAAGAAGAGTTTAATCTGCATGAAAATGACAAGCTTATGTATATATTTACAAATGTAGAACCGGGAGGACTCTCTGTTACTCCAAAGATTAAACGATTCAAAGTCAAGTCAGTTTTTGATTCAGGACTTTCTGCGTATGACAAAGCATATGCATATACAACTTTAGAATCCATGCAGGCGATAGAGCATATGGCTGCCAATCAGTATGACGGTATACATATATTTTCAAAACACCCCAGAGCTGATATATTAAAAATTAAAAAAGAACTACCTATTAGTGTTACAATTAAAGGTTGGTGGGAAGATAATGTGAATTTCTTTGCTGCTTTGGAGATGGAAAAAACATCGCTTTTTATCGTACTGATGCTTATTATTCTCATTGCTTCTATCAATATAATATCTTCTCTTTTAATGACTGTTATGAACAGAAGAGGTGAGATTGCACTTTTGCTTTCATTGGGCGCAACAACATCTGAAATTAAAAAAGTTTTTTTATATCTTGGAATTGTTATCGGTATTGCAGGGATTTTAGCCGGTATTGTTCTGGGTCTCAGCGGCATATGGGTCCTCAGCACTTTTGATATTGTACATTTACCTAAAGATGTTTATCCAACATCAAGGCTTCCTCTTGACTTGACACTGCAGGATTTCAGTTTCATCGTTCTTGGCGCTTTTGGTATAGTCATCGCTTCTTCTTACTATCCGGCTAAAAAAGCGAGTGAAGTAGATATATTAACTGTATTGAGAAATGAATAA